In Planktothrix serta PCC 8927, a single window of DNA contains:
- a CDS encoding response regulator transcription factor: MIEGNPHLRSLLGWHLQHVGYSVYQAADLHHARDIFYAHQPNLVILDAELPEGNSLEFCQWLQQQRQSLILMLSVRTTESDVVRGLRAGADDYLAKPFGMQEFLARTESLMRRSRTIVPPTTLDYGALKIDLVQRRVRLQSQLIELTPQEYSLLYVLAQACGEPLSRSELLRRAWPDSIDNPRTIDTHVLSLRKKVEIDPRQPNLIQTVRNVGYRLNLEVLKAETVRTARLNGKYPPIREVKTGSA, translated from the coding sequence ATTATTGAAGGAAACCCGCATTTACGATCGCTCTTGGGTTGGCATTTACAGCACGTCGGGTACTCGGTTTATCAGGCGGCGGATTTGCACCATGCAAGGGATATCTTCTATGCTCATCAACCCAATTTAGTGATTTTGGATGCTGAACTGCCAGAGGGAAATAGTTTGGAATTTTGCCAATGGCTTCAACAGCAACGACAATCGTTAATTTTAATGTTATCGGTTCGCACAACGGAATCGGATGTTGTCCGAGGCTTGAGAGCGGGTGCTGATGACTATTTAGCAAAACCCTTTGGAATGCAAGAGTTTTTGGCAAGAACAGAATCCTTGATGCGGCGGAGTCGCACCATCGTTCCGCCAACAACCTTGGATTATGGAGCACTCAAAATTGACTTGGTACAACGTCGTGTGCGTTTACAGAGTCAATTAATTGAACTGACTCCCCAAGAATACAGTCTCCTCTATGTTCTCGCTCAAGCTTGCGGAGAACCCTTGAGTCGTTCAGAACTGTTGCGACGAGCATGGCCAGATTCTATTGATAATCCTCGCACGATTGACACTCATGTTCTGTCGTTACGGAAAAAAGTAGAAATTGACCCCCGACAACCGAACTTAATCCAAACGGTTCGGAATGTTGGCTATCGTCTTAATTTAGAAGTCCTGAAAGCGGAAACCGTTCGCAC